In Euphorbia lathyris chromosome 10, ddEupLath1.1, whole genome shotgun sequence, a single genomic region encodes these proteins:
- the LOC136208827 gene encoding AT-rich interactive domain-containing protein 3-like isoform X2, with the protein MDNAKEDEGEKLYDNNMELKCSPHKSDSGEPCGNESSESRSSQQQSANEAVLSDNKLSEPKHAQIDAVPNGDSVELKTDAQHCETESYPNDNGAEIATQQPQVGIVLNNDDLVSNSGSQQSQIEAVPNLDNVSPQKPEIETSATANVVNSNSSMKSCQTDAATRDVNGSSSIKSNLESRIELKNATDNLGNAAVTSNGNSGSKYSFLLDEDHEGSESGTEEEQSAFMMELENFFRERSMEFKPPKFYGEGLNCLKLWRAVMKLGGYDKVTSCKLWRQVGESFRPPKTCTTVSWTFRGFYEKALLDYERHKIHGGELDVPHASSSEPVNVDSQASGSFRARRDAATRAMQGWHSQRLIGNGEVSDPIIKDKNSTPLQKHEKQLKTIGLLKRKTPSYMEDAVKAARTRTSKPRLDVEVVDLGPPADWVKVNVQRTKDCFEVYALVPGLLREEVRVQSDPAGRLVISGEPDHPDNPWGVTPFKKVVSLPSRIDPHHTSAVVTLHGQLFVRVPFEQSD; encoded by the exons ATGGACAATGCCAAAGAAGATGAGGGTGAAAAGCTTTATGATAATAACATGGAGTTGAAGTGCAGTCCACACAAATCTGATTCTGGGGAACCTTGTGGTAATGAAAGCTCGGAATCAAGGTCTAGTCAGCAACAATCTGCGAATGAGGCTGTCCTGAGTGATAACAAGTTGAGTGAACCAAAACATGCACAGATTGATGCAGTCCCCAATGGTGACAGTGTGGAATTGAAGACTGATGCTCAGCATTGTGAAACTGAGAGTTACCCTAATGATAATGGTGCAGAGATCGCTACTCAACAGCCTCAGGTGGGTATAGTTCTCAACAATGACGACCTGGTGTCAAATTCTGGTAGTCAACAATCTCAGATTGAAGCTGTTCCCAATTTGGACAATGTGAGTCCACAAAAACCTGAAATTGAGACAAGCGCTACTGCTAATGTTGTGAACTCAAATTCCAGTATGAAATCATGTCAGACTGATGCAGCTACCAGGGATGTCAATG GATCATCAAGCATCAAAAGTAACCTCGAGTCTAGGATAGAATTGAAGAATGCAACCGATAATTTGGGCAATGCTGCAGTCACAAGTAATGGAAACTCAGGCTCAAAGTATTCATTTCTTTTGGATGAAGATCATGAGGGTAGTGAATCAGGAACAGAAGAGGAGCAATCAGCATTTATGATGGAGCTTGAAAATTTCTTTAGGGAGAGAAGTATGGAATTCAAGCCTCCAAAGTTCTATGGAGAGGGATTAAATTGTCTGAA GTTGTGGAGAGCTGTCATGAAATTGGGTGGCTATGATAAG GTGACTTCATGTAAGTTATGGCGGCAAGTGGGAGAATCTTTTAGACCTCCAAA GACATGTACTACCGTGTCATGGACGTTTCGAGGTTTTTATGAGAAG GCACTTCTTGATTATGAAAGACATAAAATACATGGTGGTGAGCTCGATGTACCCCATGCTTCCAGCTCGGAGCCCGTGAATGTAGACAGTCAA GCATCTGGATCTTTTAGAGCACGAAGGGATGCAGCGACACGTGCTATGCAGGGTTGGCACTCCCAACGTCTTATTGGTAATGGAGAAGTTAGTGATCCTATCATTAAG GATAAGAATTCTACGCCTTTGCAGAAGCATGAAAAACAGCTTAAAACCATCG GTTTACTTAAACGTAAAACCCCATCTTACATGGAAGATGCTGTCAAAGCTGCACGTACTAGAACATCTAAGCCACG ATTGGACGTTGAGGTTGTCGACCTTGGACCGCCAGCTGATTGGGTGAAGGTCAATGTACAGAGAACA AAGGATTGCTTTGAGGTTTACGCTTTAGTACCAGGGCTTCTTCGAGAAGAG GTGCGCGTTCAATCAGATCCAGCTGGAAGACTGGTTATAAGTGGTGAGCCTGACCACCCTGATAATCCTTGGGGCGTCACACCTTTCAAAAAG GTAGTGAGTTTACCGTCGCGAATAGACCCGCATCACACATCAGCCGTGGTAACTCTCCATGGACAATTATTCGTTCGTGTCCCATTCGAGCAGTCCGACTAA
- the LOC136208827 gene encoding AT-rich interactive domain-containing protein 6-like isoform X1: MDNAKEDEGEKLYDNNMELKCSPHKSDSGEPCGNESSESRSSQQQSANEAVLSDNKLSEPKHAQIDAVPNGDSVELKTDAQHCETESYPNDNGAEIATQQPQVGIVLNNDDLVSNSGSQQSQIEAVPNLDNVSPQKPEIETSATANVVNSNSSMKSCQTDAATRDVNGELNCSSEQLLICSPSSVPLDGDKKLLDPESQPPTSLKPKVSGSSDCNSNICESSHPGSAKLTTNVKNESSQVPENKSDHDMDDLPKENSECAIPYAGSSSIKSNLESRIELKNATDNLGNAAVTSNGNSGSKYSFLLDEDHEGSESGTEEEQSAFMMELENFFRERSMEFKPPKFYGEGLNCLKLWRAVMKLGGYDKVTSCKLWRQVGESFRPPKTCTTVSWTFRGFYEKALLDYERHKIHGGELDVPHASSSEPVNVDSQASGSFRARRDAATRAMQGWHSQRLIGNGEVSDPIIKDKNSTPLQKHEKQLKTIGLLKRKTPSYMEDAVKAARTRTSKPRLDVEVVDLGPPADWVKVNVQRTKDCFEVYALVPGLLREEVRVQSDPAGRLVISGEPDHPDNPWGVTPFKKVVSLPSRIDPHHTSAVVTLHGQLFVRVPFEQSD; this comes from the exons ATGGACAATGCCAAAGAAGATGAGGGTGAAAAGCTTTATGATAATAACATGGAGTTGAAGTGCAGTCCACACAAATCTGATTCTGGGGAACCTTGTGGTAATGAAAGCTCGGAATCAAGGTCTAGTCAGCAACAATCTGCGAATGAGGCTGTCCTGAGTGATAACAAGTTGAGTGAACCAAAACATGCACAGATTGATGCAGTCCCCAATGGTGACAGTGTGGAATTGAAGACTGATGCTCAGCATTGTGAAACTGAGAGTTACCCTAATGATAATGGTGCAGAGATCGCTACTCAACAGCCTCAGGTGGGTATAGTTCTCAACAATGACGACCTGGTGTCAAATTCTGGTAGTCAACAATCTCAGATTGAAGCTGTTCCCAATTTGGACAATGTGAGTCCACAAAAACCTGAAATTGAGACAAGCGCTACTGCTAATGTTGTGAACTCAAATTCCAGTATGAAATCATGTCAGACTGATGCAGCTACCAGGGATGTCAATGGTGAGTTGAATTGTAGTTCAGAACAACTTCTTATATGTTCTCCTTCCTCAGTTCCTTTGGATGGGGACAAAAAATTACTTGATCCTGAAAGCCAACCTCCTACTTCGCTAAAACCTAAAGTGAGTGGAAGTTCTGATTGTAATTCTAACATATGCGAGAGCAGTCATCCTGGATCTGCAAAACTCACTACAAATGTAAAAAATGAATCTTCTCAAGTTCCAGAAAATAAATCTGACCATGATATGGATGACCTTCCTAAAGAGAATAGTGAATGCGCTATACCTTATGCAGGATCATCAAGCATCAAAAGTAACCTCGAGTCTAGGATAGAATTGAAGAATGCAACCGATAATTTGGGCAATGCTGCAGTCACAAGTAATGGAAACTCAGGCTCAAAGTATTCATTTCTTTTGGATGAAGATCATGAGGGTAGTGAATCAGGAACAGAAGAGGAGCAATCAGCATTTATGATGGAGCTTGAAAATTTCTTTAGGGAGAGAAGTATGGAATTCAAGCCTCCAAAGTTCTATGGAGAGGGATTAAATTGTCTGAA GTTGTGGAGAGCTGTCATGAAATTGGGTGGCTATGATAAG GTGACTTCATGTAAGTTATGGCGGCAAGTGGGAGAATCTTTTAGACCTCCAAA GACATGTACTACCGTGTCATGGACGTTTCGAGGTTTTTATGAGAAG GCACTTCTTGATTATGAAAGACATAAAATACATGGTGGTGAGCTCGATGTACCCCATGCTTCCAGCTCGGAGCCCGTGAATGTAGACAGTCAA GCATCTGGATCTTTTAGAGCACGAAGGGATGCAGCGACACGTGCTATGCAGGGTTGGCACTCCCAACGTCTTATTGGTAATGGAGAAGTTAGTGATCCTATCATTAAG GATAAGAATTCTACGCCTTTGCAGAAGCATGAAAAACAGCTTAAAACCATCG GTTTACTTAAACGTAAAACCCCATCTTACATGGAAGATGCTGTCAAAGCTGCACGTACTAGAACATCTAAGCCACG ATTGGACGTTGAGGTTGTCGACCTTGGACCGCCAGCTGATTGGGTGAAGGTCAATGTACAGAGAACA AAGGATTGCTTTGAGGTTTACGCTTTAGTACCAGGGCTTCTTCGAGAAGAG GTGCGCGTTCAATCAGATCCAGCTGGAAGACTGGTTATAAGTGGTGAGCCTGACCACCCTGATAATCCTTGGGGCGTCACACCTTTCAAAAAG GTAGTGAGTTTACCGTCGCGAATAGACCCGCATCACACATCAGCCGTGGTAACTCTCCATGGACAATTATTCGTTCGTGTCCCATTCGAGCAGTCCGACTAA